The nucleotide sequence GCACCTTATGGCTGGCCAACGGGATCTGCGCTCGTACGCGTCGCACCAGCGCCGGGTCGATGCGCGCGGTGACGAAGCCTTCTTCGTCCGAGGCCTTCGCCACCACGTGGCCCCAGGGATCGCAGACCAGCGTATGGCCATAGGTATGCCGGCGCTCGCCGTCCTGCATGAAGGGGCCGATCTGCGCGGGCGCCAGGAAGTAGCACTGGGTTTCGATGGCCCGCGCGCGGCACAGCACCTCCCAGTGATCCTTGCCCGTCTGCAGCGTGAAGGAGGCTGGCAGCAGGATGGCCTGGGCGCCGCGCTCGACCAGTATCTGGAATAGTTCGGGAAAGCGCAGGTCGTAGCAGATGGCCAGGCCGAAGACCACGCCATCGATTTCCGCCACCACCGACTCGCGGCCCGCCATCACCGCGTCCGATTCGCCATAGCGCAGGCCGTCGGGCGCGACGATGTCGAACAAATGGATCTTCCGATAGCGGGCGATCTCGCGCCCCCGGGGATCGAAGACCACCGATGTGTTATAGACCCTGGCGGGATCTGGCGAGCGCTCGTAGAAGCTGCCCGAGTGCACATGGATGCCGTGGTCGACCGCCAGCCGCCGGCACATGTCGTAAGCCGGGCCG is from Bordetella bronchialis and encodes:
- a CDS encoding carbon-nitrogen hydrolase family protein, with protein sequence MKASIIQMNSVADKPRNIETARRLARRAIEEDGARLVSFPEHFDWAGGTVADKVAAGEAERDGPAYDMCRRLAVDHGIHVHSGSFYERSPDPARVYNTSVVFDPRGREIARYRKIHLFDIVAPDGLRYGESDAVMAGRESVVAEIDGVVFGLAICYDLRFPELFQILVERGAQAILLPASFTLQTGKDHWEVLCRARAIETQCYFLAPAQIGPFMQDGERRHTYGHTLVCDPWGHVVAKASDEEGFVTARIDPALVRRVRAQIPLASHKVL